The nucleotide sequence AATGAGGTTTCTTATAAAGATAAGCACGAACTCATTGTTCAAACCCGCACTCCCTTcccctaggtatttatccaagacaAATATGTTCACACAGAGAATTGTATATAATTCATGCAACAGCTTTTTCCATAATAGCCACAAACTGGAAACAGCACAAGCGTCCACCAAGAGGTGAGTAGATAAACGTGTGGTTTGTCCATAAAATGGACTCTATCCAGtaataaagaggaaagaataccAATACACAGTGGATAACCGTCCTCAAAGGATGATGTTTAAAGAAGGTAGACACAGAAGACAAGGAGCCTTATGATTCGATttataggacattctggaaaatgtaTCCCTATAGTGACCCAAAAAACTCCCATAACATCTAGATGAAAAATCTCACAGGTCAGTTGTTACCAGGGCAAGGGCGGGGGTAACTGAGAGCAAAGTGCGGTGGGAACTTTTGGGGGTGAGGATACACACTCTTACTGTGGTGCTCGTTCCACAGACGTACACGATTGTCAAAACGTAGCCAACTCTTGACCTCAAATGTGTATAGTATCCTATCCTTACATCATAGCAccatagaattattttaaaatctacacGAATACATAttgataaatctcaaaaacaaaatcttaaccCCCCAGAAAACACGTTGAAGAAAGATCAAGTATGACATTTATGTATAATTTGCCGACATCTGTAACAATATTGCCTATTCATGGatacatatgtataaaatgttattaaaacagGCACAGTGACCATAAACAACAAAGTTAAGCTGTGATCAGCtctgggagaaaaggagagatagGGATTTAGGGATGATGGGGGGAGAGCTCCCCAGGGAGAGTCACCTGTGACTATCGAGCTGTaataggcttaaaaaaaaaatctaaagcaggggcacctgggtggctcagggggttaaaggctctgccttcggctcaggtcatgatcccagggtcctggaatcgagccccgcattgggctctctgctcagcagggagcctgcttcctcctctctctctgcctgcctctctgcctatttgtgatctgtcaaataaataaaatcttaaaaaaaaatctaaagcaaaCTGTGAATATTGTAAGCTAAAGCTGGGCGTAGGTAACTATGTGTTTTGTATATTACTTTATACTTTCCCATGTATTTGgaataattcataataaaaacgACAGCATGCATCTATGAAATATGAAGGCAGAGACAGGGAATGCCGAGGactttttagagaagttttgttacaaaggaaaagaaatgaaacaagagctGGTGGACGAAGAGAAGGCAAGggaggctttttttctttttctttttcttcttcttttttaaaagaaaagtaatggGCAACTTGCTCATCAGTGGATGAGAATAACCCAGCTGAGATGTTGAAATGGGAGGTTCAGGAAAGATGGGGCTAAATGTAGGGAGAAAACATTGAGAACCCAAAGAGAAGCTTTGAGCTGTGTGCAAGGATTTTTTATTGCTCTGTGGTCggtattagcaaaaaaaaaaaaaaaaaaaaaaaaagtgggaggcaGACGGGAGGACACcctaatttatataaataagcaAAAGGTTAAATTGTGGACCATTCATTTTCCGGAATCTTATATGCCAgataacaagaaaaacaaatctttaagacCTATACctcaacaaaaaaaagaaagatgatcaAAATCACACCAAGACACTATTTCTATAAGGGAAAATGAGACCAGACATTTCTATATGCCCATATACGTATATAGAAAGACAGAAAAGTCTGGAAGAAAGTTCATGACACTGAAGCCTCTGGAAAAGGGCCTGGGATAAAGGGAAAGTGCAGGGAGGTGTCCCTTCTTTCTGTAATCACTGAGTGTTTTTCATTGAGAATGTTGTCTTACTTGGGCAAAACCGTAAAAAGTATGGAAAACAATGGAAGCTCCCCCTCCTGTACCATTTACCTGTACAAGCGTAGCAACCACAGAATCCCATCTGCTCTTCCTTCCATATCCAGCTCAGTTATATTATTGGCATCCTGCTAATGTTGGCTTTCCCCAAATTGGCATGTGAGTGGAAAATAACATTTAGCTATAAACTGATGATAAATATTTCCATGGGCCCTATGCAGTTACAAGCATTTACAACCacctgccaggctctgtgctctgctgtGGGACCACAGGGTGACAGAGACATAATCCCTGTCCTTTATGGGGGAGTCTCTAACAGGTGCGATtgtcaaggggaaaaaaaaagaatttaattcatATCCTTATCCTATAATCTTCCTCCTTGCCACCTATCTGTCTAAATGAggtgaaaacttatgtccacacccAAACTGATACCCAGATGCTTAGGCCAGCTTTAGTCATAATTGCCAAAatctggaagcaaccaagatatgtGTATCACTCTGCGGGGGGAGGCTGTGCATTGTGGGGGAGGAGTGGGGATGAGGTAGGAGTTATATGGAAACTACTTTCTGCCCAGtttactgtgaacctaaaattgctctgaAAGATGAagtctctttctaaaaatttaactgtaaacttccagctctaaaattttgtgattctaaacattttttaacagaaaaaacaATTCTTGTTCATTGATTTCTAAACTGTTCTAAAGTGTCATTTGTTTACAGGCatcaaacaaaattaaatatttaaattaaattaaatatttttattaattaattaataattacattaaatattttaattacctAGATGCGttctttaaaaacatcaaataaCCTTTTATGATCTTTAAAAGCAATTTATAtcttcaatatttatatatatcacaaCACAAATATTTATACTCAAATAGTTCACGACAGATTTCTTAAAATAGTGAACACCACGGTCCAGCTTGTATCACCCGGATCTACCAGCAGGTGGCATACAAGTCCCGAGGCTTAGAAATGTCTATCTGAGCATCACTAGAGGTCAATCCAAATGCCCTATTTCAGACCGCCCTCCCTCTCCGTGCGCCTGCGGCTGCAGCTGCCTGCGTGAACCATGATTCATTGGTGGCCACATATAAAAGCTGAATCCTATGGCGTGCCCTGTGTCCTGCTCTCCTGCTGtcagaaacagaaaggaagattGAAGCATGAAGGGAAAGCCCCATTTATTGAGTTTACTGTATGCCAAGCCCTCCTCGTGCGTCATCTCGTTGGCTCCTACAAGAACTGGATAAGGTGGTTGGGTGTGCATCATTATGCAGGGAAAACTCCTTTTACAGGGAAACGGAGGCTCTCGCCCAAGGACCTCCCACCAGCAACACCAGCCCCTGAATCCTTCATTTGGGTGCCCTTGTTTGAGTCACTCTGATGATTTTTTGGGTTCACCATGACTAAGGGATGCCCAGGTAGCTGGTAAAACCTTAATCCTGGGTATGTTGGTAaggatgtttctggaagagatcagcatttgaatcagtagacggAGGTTAGAGATTCTTGACATCATTCAAGCCGTTGGGGATCAGAATGGAATacaaaggggaaggaagggcaaattctctctcttcttcctcatgaACTCCTGGAGCTCCTGGCTCCAAAGTCTTCAGACTTTCCGGTTCTCAGGTCTTTGGCCTCAGACGAGGTGTTACACCATCTGCTTTCCTGGATTTCAGGCCTTCAGTCTTGGGCTGAGATCTCTCACAGGCTTTGCTGGTTCTCCAGCTCACAGAAGACAGAGAGGGGGACTTCTACCATGATGAGCCAATTCTAATGGGTCTGTATACATTCCGTTGGTTAGTCAAGAAAACTAGGCCAAGACATTGCCTTACCCTAGGCAAGGACATCACTCATTTGCCTACAGGTATTTTGTTACACAACCTAATATACTGATTTCAAGCCATGTCATTCTGTTCTTTTCCTGGAGTGGGCGGGGAAGGGTGGTGTGGGAAGAGAGATGTTAGGAGGATAAAGTCAATCTCTCATTGACATGACCTAGCCCcgggatattctttttttaacatgGTGTTTCTACTAAGTTTCCATGCCTGTAGGAGTTTAATACTTTTGCTGAAAGGAACTTGAATGTCTCTACTATTGAATTCAAGGACGACTACCCACCCATGATGGACATGGGTTGATGAGGTCCAGAGGCTCCAACTAATAATCTGTAGGGTGAACAACCCCTTCCAGGTTTGGCCTGTCTTATGCAGTGAGATTCTCTCTCAACACAAAGGCCAGGAACTGAGGTCTTGGGATCCACCTGGAGAATGTGGGGAGGGTTCATGTCCAGGGTCATGGCATTGGGTCAGCAGTGAGCATCCCAAGAGCCCTACACTCCAATGGCTCATAGGCCAATTAGTGTGTTCCAATTGTTGTATTAAGCCATGAAATAGCCCCCAAAACAAGGAGTTAAGAGATGCCCCAGAGAGAATAAAGAACTGGAGGAAATCACAAAAATGCAGTGAGTTCCTAGGGCCTAATCCCACCACAGCAGTTCGAGAATTTCTGATCATGGAGAGCTCAGCAGGATTCTTCTCCATCAGTAACTGGAGCTTCCTGAAGTGTAAGTTGGAAAAACCCGTTAGCAGATCAGGAAAAGCACCAGAGAGCTTACACTGGGTTTCTTTATTTCCTACCCTTTCTTTACAAGCGTCCACACAGGGATAACTTGCACATGTGAATCTCAAGCTCAAATCCCCCTCCAGAAATTCAGATTCGTATTTCTGACTACAGGACACATGTCCCCGAAGGCCCCAGCAACTCCCTGAGCCAAGGTTTCTCTCTGTGATCCTGCTCTCCCTCCGGGTGACTTTCCCTCTCCCGTTCACACTGAACAGATATCTGAAACCGTGGGTCTGTGTTCCTCTTTCGCACGATGTTCCCATGTCCAAGATTTCAGTCTCCAGATGCCCAGAAGACAGCTGTTGAGAGATGCACCCAACTAAGCAGGCATATAACAGAGGCATATAATGGGCTCTGAATCATAGACTATCTTGCCGCCATAGAGAGAACAGGGGCTGGTGCTAAGCCAGGTGGTCCTGGGCAATCCTACATCCCTCAGAATCTCTGTCAGCTCAGCCCGAACCTGGGCATATCTCCCCAAGTGGAGGGCTCCCTGAGGGCCATCACTGTCCGGAGGGTGCAGCTGGCACAGCCGGGCAGCGTGGCCCCGCGATGGCCATGGAGAGGAGGTTCCCGTGGACACTGAAGGTCCAGAGCTGGTGACAGTGGCTCAGGGTGGGCAGGATGGCCTCAAGGTGAGCTTCTGTGAGTCCACACAGATCTAAGTCGAGGtcttggggcgggggggctgcCACTTTCTCTAGCAGAAGCTAGAGGGGCTCAAGGCTGAAGCAGATCAGCCTGATGCCACTCAGATCCAGGTCCTCCCGCTGGCTGACGTTCGGGCACTGGGAGAGGTGGGCTGAGTCTGATTCTGTGAGCGGACAATTCATTATGGAGAGATCTTCCTTATGAAGATCCAAAGGGGTCTTCAGGCACTTGGGGGAACCAAGCAGTTAGGCCTGGGGACAGGGGGTGCAGGTGGCCTTAAAGGGGAGACaactgacttgcccaaggccaacATCGTGGTGACCATCTGATGAAGGTCTGTACCCAGGATCCCAGACTCATTTTAGATGGGGGCCTTCCACCTGCCCTTGCGGGACTGGGTCAGGTTCACAAAATCTTTAAAGCTCCTTTTCCTCACCTGTCAGACAGAATACAACATACTCCAAATTTTGGAAATGAACGAAAGTAATGGAATCCGCTAGAATAGGATCCGTCTGACACAGGGTCTCGATCAAGGGTAGGCATCACTGAATCTTAATATTGGGGCATAAGACCAGAAATGCTCTCAGTCTGGATTCCCTTGGGCCACTGCTCAGGCCTTAGGCACCTGCATCTCTGGGTCAGGTGAGGTTAACGGGAGACAAAGAACAAACCTGGGCAAGATCCCCCAGCATCAGCTGGAGCCCTGTAACATCACTTAGAGCCCTGTGCACACTTTCTACCATTGTTCATGATTCTTTCTGCCCCCACTCCCTTACCTCCAGAATCATGCACTCTCCATATGCATTCGGGACCTGGAGCACAAAACCTTTTATAGACGGGGGATCGAGACAGACTCGTGCGTGTTCATGGAGCTGCTGAGGCAGAGCTTCTCTTTGGAGAAGCTCAGATCTGCTGTGgattccctctcccctttcttatTTCCCTAAGGCATCTTAATTTGGACATCTCTTCCTAAGGAAGAATTCACAAACCCAGCCTCACTCTATCTGACTCCCCAGGGTGTCGCCTCCTGGCAAGGTGTCTCTTTCCATAGCCCCGAACCTTGACGTGGTGGCTGTGTGACGTGACTCAGGAGAGAGAGGCACACGGGACGGTGCGCCTGACATCCCATTCCTCCCCTCACTGTGACGCCACCCGGGGGGGCCACCTCTCCCCTGAGCATCTGGTCCAGGCGGCCCTCG is from Meles meles chromosome 1, mMelMel3.1 paternal haplotype, whole genome shotgun sequence and encodes:
- the LOC123927831 gene encoding LOW QUALITY PROTEIN: putative PRAME family member 26 (The sequence of the model RefSeq protein was modified relative to this genomic sequence to represent the inferred CDS: substituted 1 base at 1 genomic stop codon), producing MEYHAAITKKEILPFGTIEKVLIQDLILGQVDSILRVDENCTWRLSALGMFAPYLGQTSNKLSMECPSFLEGRLDQMLRGEVAPPGGVTCLKTPLDLHKEDLSIMNCPLTESDSAHLSQCPNVSQREDLDLSGIRLICFSLEPLXLLLEKVAAPPPQDLDLDLCGLTEAHLEAILPTLSHCHQLWTFSVHGNLLSMAIAGPRCPAVPAAPSGQ